The proteins below come from a single Jaculus jaculus isolate mJacJac1 chromosome 12, mJacJac1.mat.Y.cur, whole genome shotgun sequence genomic window:
- the LOC123453656 gene encoding uncharacterized protein LOC123453656, producing the protein MQLSADTLEITACAIVILVSVVGNTCLFYSTRKCVTGHLHTSFLLIFNLVFVHLVKNLVVNVMKIVYSSGISLGLAGCKVLHFTAALTTSLAIWFMLHFALLCHRKLYQIVYPVSEAANLDQHTQSLKVISALWVVGVAVYIPVLIYTRKPEGLGGRNDTHSLSPRRIYMDCLNGFGDEQVEFYYGKIFLVLIDILPLAVLVFVCLWMSFLLSEKKKMTYGDIWIGEDDSETEILRGAKFSILLMLLLTSLWVSHFILVCFLRDLAAYVFVPAVLTALSSGFSALSPFLLMLVNYKMKLVSFCGAKEERSTVQPANVVLSPYA; encoded by the coding sequence ATGCAGCTCTCTGCAGATACACTTGAGATCACCGCGTGTGCCATCGTCATCCTTGTCAGCGTCGTGGGAAACACGTGCTTGTTTTATTCTacaaggaagtgtgtcactgggcacCTACACACATCCTTTCTTCTGATTTTCAATCTTGTATTTGTCCACCTTGTTAAGAACTTGGTGGTGAATGTAATGAAAATTGTTTACTCTTCTGGAATCTCACTGGGTTTGGCCGGCTGCAAAGTTCTGCACTTCACCGCGGCCCTGACGACCTCCCTGGCCATCTGGTTCATGTTGCACTTTGCGTTGCTCTGCCACCGGAAGCTGTACCAGATCGTCTACCCCGTGAGCGAGGCCGCAAACCTGGACCAACACACACAGTCCTTGAAGGTGATCTCTGCACTTTGGGTGGTTGGTGTGGCAGTGTACATCCCAGTGCTAATCTATACTcgaaagccagaagggctaggAGGAAGAAACGACACACACTCCTTGTCTCCTCGAAGAATTTACATGGATTGCTTAAATGGCTTTGGGGATGAGCAAGTAGAGTTCTactatggaaaaatatttttagtgctCATTGATATTCTTCCATTAGCCGTCTTGGTCTTTGTCTGCCTCTGGATGTCGTTCCTCCTCtcagagaaaaagaagatgacataTGGTGACATCTGGATCGGGGAGGATGATTCAGAAACCGAGATCCTTCGAGGGGCCAAGTTCAGTATTTTATTGATGTTGCTCCTCACTTCGCTCTGGGTTTCCCACTTCATCTTAGTCTGTTTCTTGAGAGATTTGGCAGCATATGTCTTTGTTCCAGCTGTTCTCACCGCCCTCTCCTCGGGCTTCTCCGCTCTCAGTCCTTTCCTGCTTATGTTGGTTAATTACAAAATGAAGTTGGTGTCCTTCTGTGGTGCCAAGGAGGAAAGATCCACAGTACAGCCTGCAAATGTTGTTCTGTCTCCATATGCTTGA